A genomic region of Chlorobaculum parvum NCIB 8327 contains the following coding sequences:
- a CDS encoding Fic family protein translates to MKEVMTFKAGKFVFCDQYDKPRIEKLLVEAKTLSDAIHDLPILPKWASKIDPELLYSSVAGTAAIEGNSLNAEEVRELDEGKIPDEGHTAKDRLEITNLIDAYKMIDQQTTKPSKTNALAVALFLNPNILAESHIRDLHRQITSGLPYEDNIPGTYRNGMVKIGDKAHGGIYTPPKIIEDIEMLMREFIDWINSDELLNEHVFVRAALAHYHFSLIHPFWDGNGRVARLIEAKLLQSAGIRYVPKMLSNYYYRNVDDYYSAFSDSIKAKKDVTPFIEFNLRGVIESLQQMQSRIALLIRGLVMRDYLHFLSSKKSISKRQNDLITLLLDDSSGKPFTLHDLQTALPYSILYRKVSEMTARRDLKNLLERKLLTVDADGRYSLNLRSFDS, encoded by the coding sequence ATGAAAGAGGTTATGACCTTTAAAGCTGGCAAATTCGTCTTTTGCGACCAGTACGACAAGCCCCGGATCGAGAAGCTGCTTGTCGAAGCGAAAACGCTGAGCGACGCTATCCATGACCTGCCAATTCTGCCAAAGTGGGCGTCGAAGATTGATCCGGAACTTCTTTACAGTTCGGTCGCCGGAACCGCCGCTATCGAAGGAAATTCCCTCAACGCCGAGGAGGTCAGAGAACTTGATGAGGGGAAAATACCCGATGAAGGCCATACGGCAAAAGACAGACTTGAGATTACCAACCTGATCGACGCTTACAAGATGATTGACCAGCAAACAACAAAACCATCGAAGACGAATGCTCTTGCCGTTGCATTGTTTTTAAATCCAAATATTCTTGCTGAATCTCACATTCGTGATCTGCACCGGCAGATTACAAGCGGCTTGCCGTATGAGGACAACATTCCCGGTACGTACCGCAACGGCATGGTCAAGATTGGCGACAAAGCGCATGGCGGCATTTATACGCCGCCAAAAATCATCGAGGATATCGAGATGCTCATGCGGGAGTTCATCGACTGGATCAACAGCGACGAACTCCTCAACGAACACGTGTTTGTCCGGGCGGCGCTGGCCCATTACCATTTTTCTTTGATTCACCCCTTTTGGGATGGCAACGGGCGTGTAGCTCGTTTGATCGAAGCCAAGCTGCTTCAGTCAGCGGGAATCCGCTACGTCCCCAAGATGCTCTCGAACTACTACTACCGGAATGTGGATGACTATTACAGTGCCTTTTCGGACAGCATCAAAGCAAAAAAGGATGTTACGCCATTTATTGAATTCAACCTGCGCGGAGTGATCGAATCGTTACAGCAGATGCAAAGTCGTATCGCACTACTCATACGAGGACTCGTGATGCGAGATTATCTCCATTTTCTCAGCAGCAAAAAATCGATTTCCAAAAGGCAGAACGATCTGATCACGCTTCTGCTCGATGACTCATCCGGCAAACCGTTCACGCTTCACGATCTTCAAACTGCCTTGCCCTATTCGATTCTTTATCGAAAAGTCTCCGAGATGACAGCGCGGCGTGACCTGAAAAATCTGCTCGAACGGAAACTGCTCACCGTCGATGCCGACGGGCGTTACTCGCTGAACCTGCGCAGCTTCGACTCGTAA
- the pheS gene encoding phenylalanine--tRNA ligase subunit alpha: MESQIQQLQQEIDEYQIRNAGELEAFKLEFTVRKGKIAGLFGQLKTVDSADRPRIGQLLNALKQAAEKKIEEAESCFAQKADADAPSIDLSLPGRRSFCGSEHPAQKVLGDMKRIFTAMGFSIATGPELELDEYNFDRLNFPPNHPARDMQDTFFITRGQPDGDVLLRTHTSPVQVRVMLDEKPPIRVICPGKVYRNEAISARSYCVFHQLEGLYIDKNVSFADLKATIYSFARQMFGSDVKLRFRPSFFPFTEPSAEVDVTCYLCGGKGCRVCKKSGWLEIMGCGMVHPNVMKNCGIDPEEWTGYAFGMGVDRTALLRYKIDDIRLLFENDVRMLSQFTA, from the coding sequence ATGGAGTCACAAATTCAACAACTGCAGCAGGAGATCGACGAATACCAGATCCGGAACGCCGGTGAACTCGAAGCCTTCAAGCTTGAGTTCACCGTGCGCAAGGGGAAAATCGCCGGCCTGTTCGGCCAGCTCAAAACCGTCGATTCCGCTGACAGACCTCGCATAGGGCAGTTGCTCAACGCGCTCAAGCAGGCTGCTGAGAAGAAGATAGAAGAAGCTGAAAGCTGCTTTGCGCAGAAAGCTGACGCTGACGCGCCGTCAATCGACCTCTCCCTGCCGGGACGCCGCTCGTTCTGCGGCTCTGAACATCCGGCGCAGAAGGTGCTGGGCGACATGAAGCGAATCTTCACCGCGATGGGGTTCAGCATTGCTACTGGGCCGGAGCTTGAACTCGACGAGTACAACTTCGACCGACTGAACTTTCCGCCGAACCATCCGGCGCGCGACATGCAGGACACTTTTTTCATCACCCGCGGCCAGCCCGATGGTGACGTTCTGCTCCGTACGCACACCTCGCCGGTACAGGTTCGGGTGATGCTCGACGAGAAACCGCCGATCAGGGTGATCTGCCCCGGCAAGGTTTATCGCAACGAAGCCATCAGCGCCAGAAGCTACTGCGTCTTCCACCAGCTCGAAGGTCTGTACATCGATAAGAACGTGTCGTTCGCCGACCTGAAAGCCACCATCTACTCGTTCGCCCGCCAGATGTTCGGCAGCGACGTGAAGCTCCGGTTCCGTCCAAGCTTTTTCCCCTTCACCGAGCCATCGGCCGAGGTGGACGTCACCTGCTACCTGTGTGGCGGCAAAGGATGCCGTGTCTGCAAGAAGTCGGGCTGGCTTGAAATCATGGGCTGCGGCATGGTGCACCCGAACGTGATGAAGAACTGCGGCATCGATCCCGAAGAGTGGACCGGCTACGCTTTCGGCATGGGTGTTGATCGCACAGCGCTCTTGCGCTACAAGATCGACGACATCCGGCTCCTGTTTGAAAACGATGTCCGGATGCTCAGCCAGTTTACAGCCTGA
- the rpsF gene encoding 30S ribosomal protein S6: MNKLKQYECTVIIDGGLQDDAIAAAMELVKKTITDQGSVINNVLEVGRRKMAYLIGKSSVGYYAHIEFDAAPSAIAEIERVFRYEENILRFLIIQLSSPLLEMRKRVEKYSVMLGSPEDQAEPESESTAKS; the protein is encoded by the coding sequence ATGAACAAACTCAAGCAGTACGAATGCACCGTCATCATTGACGGCGGCCTTCAGGACGATGCCATTGCCGCAGCCATGGAGCTGGTCAAAAAGACCATCACCGACCAGGGCAGCGTGATCAACAATGTTCTGGAAGTCGGAAGAAGAAAAATGGCCTACCTCATCGGCAAGTCATCCGTTGGATACTATGCGCACATCGAGTTCGACGCAGCTCCGTCTGCAATCGCCGAAATCGAGCGTGTGTTCCGCTACGAAGAAAACATCCTGCGGTTCCTCATCATCCAGCTGAGCTCCCCGCTGCTCGAAATGCGCAAGCGCGTCGAGAAGTACAGCGTCATGCTTGGCAGCCCGGAAGACCAGGCTGAGCCTGAATCCGAATCGACAGCCAAAAGCTGA
- a CDS encoding single-stranded DNA-binding protein: protein MAELKMPEINSVIIAGNLTKDPVFRQTNSGGTPVVNFSIACNRRFRDSNHQWQEDVCYVGVVAWNKLAESCRDNLRKSSAVLVDGELQSRTWKAQDGTSRTVVEIKARRIQFLNKRKKSDEGDYDDEGFIEDDAHETHHRHVDDEGHMYEYKYLTSD from the coding sequence ATGGCGGAACTGAAAATGCCTGAAATCAACAGCGTCATTATTGCCGGCAACCTTACCAAAGACCCGGTCTTCAGACAGACCAATTCAGGTGGAACGCCAGTTGTGAATTTTTCCATTGCGTGCAATCGCCGTTTCAGGGACAGCAACCATCAGTGGCAGGAAGATGTCTGCTACGTCGGTGTCGTCGCCTGGAACAAGCTCGCTGAAAGCTGCCGTGACAACCTGAGAAAAAGCTCGGCTGTCCTGGTTGACGGAGAGTTGCAGAGCCGCACCTGGAAAGCCCAGGATGGTACATCGAGAACCGTGGTCGAAATCAAGGCACGGAGGATCCAGTTCCTCAACAAAAGGAAGAAGAGCGACGAGGGAGACTACGACGACGAAGGCTTCATCGAAGATGATGCGCATGAAACGCATCACAGGCATGTGGACGACGAAGGACACATGTATGAGTACAAATACCTCACTTCCGACTGA
- a CDS encoding DUF6858 family protein, translated as MKQTLLQEKYPIYILELDKEETSCRGVDDIIAYFRQKIEEHPVAVLIGEFDHYAHTSSLEDGKIGEGISGGKNIVFCFGKELMSPKMLAVRPRSIGVAEMDGHFVISFLEAPNPVANASMEEWTLALRNPVPA; from the coding sequence ATGAAACAAACTCTTCTTCAGGAAAAATATCCCATCTACATTCTGGAGCTTGACAAAGAAGAGACGAGTTGTCGCGGCGTCGATGACATCATAGCCTACTTCCGTCAGAAAATCGAAGAGCATCCGGTAGCGGTGCTCATTGGTGAATTTGATCATTATGCCCACACCTCATCGCTGGAAGATGGGAAAATAGGCGAAGGGATCAGCGGCGGAAAAAATATTGTGTTCTGTTTTGGAAAAGAGCTGATGAGTCCCAAAATGCTCGCCGTTCGCCCCCGCTCGATCGGAGTGGCTGAAATGGATGGCCATTTCGTGATAAGCTTCCTGGAAGCTCCCAATCCGGTGGCCAACGCATCGATGGAGGAGTGGACGTTGGCATTGAGAAACCCGGTCCCCGCCTGA
- the rpsR gene encoding 30S ribosomal protein S18: MRQKPHKAKGNKSLGNALASKKKVSKNQVVFFDYRDERKLKRFINDQGKIIPRRITGLSAKEQSLLTHSIKWARFLAIIPYVADEYK; this comes from the coding sequence ATGAGACAGAAACCACATAAGGCAAAGGGCAACAAATCGCTTGGCAATGCCCTGGCATCAAAAAAGAAAGTGTCGAAAAATCAGGTTGTGTTTTTTGACTATCGTGACGAAAGAAAGCTGAAGCGCTTTATCAACGACCAGGGAAAAATCATTCCCCGCCGTATTACCGGTCTGTCGGCAAAAGAGCAGAGCCTGTTGACCCATTCGATCAAATGGGCAAGGTTCCTGGCCATCATCCCCTACGTGGCAGACGAGTACAAATAA
- a CDS encoding tetratricopeptide repeat protein, with protein MKPLKEVAGAYLALSEAQRQLVAGAYDEAASNCRKAMEISHTMPPEEAFDHAGFDAFCHAGLAEALAGLGSFGEALESADKALHHFNRRGELNQDEGKLWISAVYSRALALDGLGRGSEALPEFKKVVEMIEERKGETPGKERMKEVASERITKIGASNQHKKPGYKAWWEFWS; from the coding sequence ATGAAACCACTCAAAGAGGTTGCCGGGGCGTATCTGGCGCTTTCGGAGGCGCAGCGGCAGTTGGTCGCAGGCGCGTATGACGAAGCAGCGTCCAACTGCCGCAAGGCGATGGAGATTTCGCATACGATGCCACCTGAAGAGGCGTTCGATCACGCCGGGTTCGATGCGTTCTGCCATGCCGGGCTGGCCGAGGCGCTGGCAGGGCTTGGCTCGTTCGGCGAAGCGCTCGAATCCGCCGACAAAGCGTTGCACCACTTCAATCGCCGCGGGGAGTTGAATCAGGACGAAGGCAAACTCTGGATTTCGGCGGTCTATAGCCGCGCGCTGGCGCTCGACGGCCTCGGACGGGGCTCAGAGGCGCTTCCGGAGTTCAAGAAGGTGGTCGAGATGATCGAAGAGCGCAAGGGCGAAACCCCCGGTAAGGAGCGGATGAAAGAGGTCGCCTCTGAACGCATCACCAAAATCGGCGCGTCGAATCAGCACAAAAAGCCGGGCTACAAAGCCTGGTGGGAGTTCTGGTCGTGA
- a CDS encoding acyl-CoA thioesterase, with product MKSGHYAFTYEMEVRDYECDMQGIVNNSVYQNYLEHARHVYLKTVGIDFKEFTEQGINLVVVRAELDYKSPLQSGDRFMVGLTMVRESPLRFAFYQDILRLPDMKPAIKAKIIGTALNERGRPQIPAELDRLMQAGG from the coding sequence ATGAAATCAGGACACTACGCCTTCACCTATGAGATGGAGGTGCGCGACTACGAGTGTGACATGCAGGGCATCGTCAACAACAGCGTTTATCAGAATTACCTTGAACATGCTCGGCACGTGTATCTCAAAACGGTCGGAATCGATTTCAAAGAGTTCACCGAACAAGGCATCAACCTCGTGGTCGTACGCGCCGAGCTTGACTACAAATCCCCGCTACAAAGCGGCGACCGTTTCATGGTTGGCCTGACGATGGTGCGCGAGTCGCCGTTGCGCTTCGCATTTTATCAGGACATTCTGCGCCTGCCGGACATGAAGCCTGCCATCAAAGCTAAAATTATCGGCACTGCGCTCAACGAAAGGGGCCGCCCGCAAATTCCCGCAGAGCTCGACCGGCTGATGCAGGCGGGAGGATGA
- a CDS encoding exodeoxyribonuclease III: MNIYTWNINGIRARQEALAAWLDSRKPDFVVLEEVKAREEEIPETITDFAGYRKFWNGSSFKKGYSGVGLLVREESLGDVSCEVPPFDVENRTLVLHAPQFTLIGTYVPRGNGAEHYAVKLRYLADLKEYIASLIAEGQEVILAGDMNVALTEIDVHRSQNKPGATGLRPEERSAIEAHLELGLHDIVRELNPDKKDLFTWWPNWKFARERNLGWRIDCIYLSPALAGKVSGVSVDLDEKSSDHAPVSVELAF, from the coding sequence ATGAATATCTATACCTGGAATATCAATGGTATCCGCGCCCGGCAGGAGGCGCTCGCTGCGTGGCTCGACAGCCGCAAGCCGGACTTCGTCGTGCTCGAAGAGGTGAAGGCGCGCGAGGAGGAGATTCCCGAAACGATCACAGATTTTGCCGGTTACAGGAAATTCTGGAACGGCTCGTCGTTCAAAAAAGGGTACAGCGGCGTCGGCCTGCTGGTCCGCGAGGAGAGTCTCGGCGATGTCAGTTGCGAAGTACCGCCGTTCGATGTGGAGAACCGCACGCTCGTGCTGCACGCTCCGCAATTCACCCTGATCGGCACCTATGTTCCTCGTGGCAACGGCGCGGAGCACTACGCGGTGAAGCTTCGCTATCTTGCGGATCTGAAGGAATATATCGCCAGCCTCATTGCTGAGGGGCAGGAGGTCATTCTGGCCGGCGACATGAACGTGGCGCTCACGGAGATCGACGTGCATCGTTCGCAAAACAAGCCCGGCGCAACCGGCCTGCGCCCCGAGGAGCGCTCGGCCATCGAGGCGCATCTCGAACTCGGCCTGCACGACATTGTCCGCGAGCTGAATCCCGACAAGAAGGACCTGTTCACCTGGTGGCCCAACTGGAAGTTCGCCCGCGAGCGCAACCTCGGCTGGCGCATCGACTGCATCTACCTCTCCCCCGCGCTTGCCGGCAAGGTTTCCGGCGTTTCGGTCGATCTCGACGAGAAGAGTTCCGACCACGCTCCGGTGTCGGTGGAGCTTGCGTTCTGA
- the rplT gene encoding 50S ribosomal protein L20, whose protein sequence is MPKSTNSVASKARRKRILNKAKGYWGSRGNVLTVVKHAVDKAEQYAYRDRRVKKRTFRSLWIMRINAAARQNGVSYSRLMDAIHKKNIEIDRKALAEIAVKDPEAFAMIVKSALD, encoded by the coding sequence ATGCCTAAATCAACCAATTCCGTCGCCTCGAAAGCCAGAAGGAAGAGGATTCTCAATAAAGCCAAAGGATACTGGGGTTCACGCGGCAACGTGCTGACCGTCGTCAAGCACGCCGTTGACAAAGCCGAGCAGTACGCCTACCGCGACCGCCGCGTCAAGAAAAGAACGTTCCGTTCGCTCTGGATCATGCGCATCAACGCTGCTGCCCGCCAGAATGGCGTGTCGTACTCGCGCCTGATGGATGCCATCCACAAAAAGAACATCGAGATCGACCGCAAAGCGCTGGCCGAAATCGCCGTAAAGGATCCGGAAGCATTTGCGATGATCGTCAAATCGGCTCTCGATTAA
- the rpmI gene encoding 50S ribosomal protein L35, whose translation MPKMKSHRGACKRFKATGSGKVKRERMNGSHNLEHKNRKRTRRLHQSTLVDSTKEKQIKRMILA comes from the coding sequence ATGCCTAAAATGAAATCACACCGCGGTGCCTGCAAGCGATTCAAGGCCACCGGTTCCGGAAAAGTCAAACGCGAGCGTATGAATGGCTCTCATAACCTGGAGCACAAGAACCGCAAACGTACCCGCCGTCTCCACCAGTCAACGCTGGTCGATTCGACAAAAGAGAAGCAGATCAAGAGAATGATCCTCGCCTGA
- the rplI gene encoding 50S ribosomal protein L9: MKIILRKDVATLGDAGEVVTVKNGYANNYLIPQGFAIRATEGTLKALETEKKQQAHKIEQRRKEARELSAKIEQMTLNISTKAGESGKLFGTVTSGDIADALKAQGVEIDRRKIQLEAPIKALGKYEAVAKIYMDIAAKLNIVVGAEGAEAVETAEAPEAGE, from the coding sequence GTGAAAATAATTTTAAGAAAAGATGTGGCAACCCTTGGCGATGCCGGTGAAGTGGTCACCGTCAAGAACGGGTATGCCAATAACTACCTGATTCCCCAGGGCTTTGCCATCAGAGCTACCGAAGGCACCCTCAAAGCGCTTGAAACCGAAAAGAAGCAGCAGGCGCACAAAATCGAACAGCGTCGCAAAGAGGCTCGCGAACTGTCAGCCAAAATTGAGCAGATGACGCTCAACATTTCCACCAAGGCTGGTGAGTCGGGCAAGCTGTTCGGTACGGTAACTTCTGGCGACATTGCCGATGCGCTCAAGGCGCAGGGCGTCGAGATCGACCGCCGTAAAATCCAGCTCGAAGCTCCGATCAAGGCGCTCGGTAAATACGAGGCTGTAGCGAAAATCTATATGGACATTGCTGCAAAGCTGAACATCGTGGTTGGCGCCGAGGGTGCCGAAGCAGTGGAAACTGCCGAAGCTCCTGAAGCTGGAGAGTAA
- a CDS encoding glycosyltransferase family 9 protein — protein MVGVLVVTEPGAIRRVLVVRLSAIGDIVLTTPVLSELHRALPDARIDYCTKAPFAPLVASNPAVSSVVTPESLTPGASYELVVDLQNNRRSRALVRKLRVGKVTRYHKRNWKKLFLVQFKINVSDGYQSVVERYGEALDGLAVLAPKVTAPCSLYPSPEDRAFAADVLGADGPVLAVCFGANHFTKRYPLERFARIIEIVTSETPARVLLLGGKEDEPEAKKLIAMLPDTVRSRVLSLAGKASLMQSAALLSRVDAVLTNDTGLMHIASAFGKKLFVIFGSSVKEFGFMPWGTEYELFETPGLSCRPCSHIGRSKCPKRHFRCMMEIAPEPIAARIVETLNKNSA, from the coding sequence CTGGTGGGAGTTCTGGTCGTGACCGAACCCGGCGCGATCCGGCGTGTGCTCGTTGTGCGGCTCAGCGCCATCGGTGACATCGTGCTGACGACGCCCGTCCTGTCCGAGCTGCATCGTGCGCTTCCGGATGCGCGGATCGACTACTGCACCAAGGCGCCCTTCGCGCCACTCGTCGCGTCGAATCCAGCCGTGTCATCGGTCGTGACGCCGGAGTCGCTTACGCCCGGCGCGTCGTACGAGCTGGTGGTCGATCTGCAAAACAATCGGCGCTCGCGCGCCCTCGTCCGAAAACTCCGGGTGGGCAAGGTCACTCGCTACCACAAGCGCAACTGGAAAAAGCTCTTCCTAGTGCAGTTCAAGATCAACGTTTCGGATGGCTACCAGTCGGTTGTCGAACGGTATGGCGAGGCGCTCGACGGTCTTGCGGTTCTTGCGCCAAAAGTCACCGCGCCGTGCAGCCTCTATCCGTCGCCGGAGGATCGCGCCTTTGCCGCCGATGTCCTCGGTGCGGACGGCCCGGTGCTTGCAGTCTGCTTCGGGGCGAACCACTTCACCAAGCGCTATCCACTCGAACGCTTCGCCCGGATCATCGAAATCGTCACCTCCGAAACCCCGGCGCGCGTGTTGCTGCTCGGTGGCAAGGAGGACGAACCGGAGGCCAAGAAATTAATTGCGATGCTTCCCGACACGGTGCGAAGCCGCGTGCTGTCGCTCGCCGGAAAGGCCAGTCTCATGCAATCTGCCGCGTTGCTCTCCAGAGTTGATGCGGTGCTCACCAACGACACCGGGCTGATGCACATCGCCTCGGCATTCGGCAAAAAGCTCTTCGTCATTTTCGGTTCCTCGGTCAAAGAGTTCGGTTTCATGCCGTGGGGTACGGAGTACGAGCTGTTCGAGACGCCGGGACTTTCTTGCCGACCTTGCTCGCATATTGGTCGAAGCAAATGCCCGAAACGGCACTTCCGCTGCATGATGGAGATCGCGCCAGAGCCCATTGCGGCACGCATCGTCGAAACGCTCAACAAGAACTCAGCATGA
- the infC gene encoding translation initiation factor IF-3: MRKKRTAPQKSKPSYRVNEQIRVPEVRVVLPEGGMQIMKTQDARRLAQDRNLDLIEVQPNAQPPVCKLENYGKLIYKMDKKDKDLKKKQKTTSLKELRFHPNTDKHDFDFKTAHLEEFLRKGNRVRATIVFLGRSIIYKDKGFELANRLTERLSTVANRDGEPKFEGKKLFVYFEPDKKKIEQFEKQRAMAEKIASLPPLPPDNSGEPEDDE; encoded by the coding sequence ATGAGAAAAAAGAGAACAGCACCCCAGAAATCGAAACCTTCCTACAGGGTCAACGAGCAGATTCGCGTGCCTGAAGTGCGCGTCGTCCTGCCCGAAGGAGGCATGCAGATCATGAAAACGCAGGACGCACGCCGCCTGGCCCAGGATCGCAACCTCGACCTCATTGAAGTGCAGCCGAATGCTCAGCCGCCCGTTTGCAAGCTTGAGAACTACGGAAAGCTGATCTACAAGATGGACAAGAAGGACAAGGACCTCAAGAAAAAGCAGAAGACCACGTCGCTCAAAGAGCTGAGGTTCCATCCCAATACCGACAAGCACGATTTCGATTTCAAGACCGCGCACCTCGAAGAGTTTCTCCGCAAGGGCAACCGCGTCAGGGCAACCATCGTGTTCCTCGGCCGTTCGATCATCTACAAGGACAAAGGTTTCGAACTTGCCAATCGTCTGACCGAACGGCTCAGCACGGTCGCCAACCGGGATGGCGAGCCCAAGTTCGAGGGCAAAAAGCTCTTCGTCTATTTCGAACCCGACAAGAAAAAAATCGAGCAGTTCGAAAAGCAGAGGGCTATGGCTGAAAAGATTGCGTCATTGCCACCGCTACCGCCGGATAATTCCGGAGAGCCGGAAGACGACGAATAA
- the thrS gene encoding threonine--tRNA ligase has translation MSDSSESRQQVTITLPDGSERTFPFGVTGLEIASSIGNKLAKAALGFTIDGRPCDLDTPVTRDAAVSIVTFDSPEGKEIFWHSSSHLMAHAIEELFPGAKFGAGPAIEQGFYYDIACEHRFNEDDLRAIEAKMLEISQRNLSITREEMPREQAIEYFANERKDPYKVEILEDTLKEVPTVSVYYQDGFADLCSGPHLPSTGKVKAVLLTNISSSYWRGDSSRETMQRIYGITFPSDKLLKEHVARMEEARKRDHRKLGAELGLFMLTPEVGSGLPIWLPNGAIIRNELETFLKAEQRKRGYVPVYTPHIGNIELYKRSGHYPYYSDSQFPPLTYKDETGREEQYLLKPMNCPHHHLIYSQTLRSYRDLPIRLTEFGTVYRHEQSGELNGLVRARGFTQDDSHIYCRPDQLVDEICNAIDLTRFVFNTLGFDDVETRLSLHDPENQSKYGGTAEVWEQAEKDVKEAADRMGIKYFIGIGEASFYGPKIDFIVRDAIGRKWQLGTVQVDYVMPERFDLSYIGSDGQKHRPVVIHRAPFGSMERFIGVLIEHTAGNFPLWLAPVQVAVLPIAEDVHDYAREVYAKLHAAGIRAELDLRSEKIGKKIREAEVSKIPAMLIIGRNEQEKGEVSLRRHRKGDEGSFGVDELIARLREEIDQRS, from the coding sequence ATGTCTGATAGCAGCGAGAGCCGCCAGCAGGTGACCATCACCCTGCCCGACGGTTCTGAACGAACCTTTCCGTTCGGCGTGACCGGGCTGGAAATCGCCTCATCCATCGGCAACAAGCTCGCCAAGGCGGCCCTCGGTTTCACCATCGACGGCAGGCCCTGCGACCTCGACACGCCCGTCACTCGCGACGCGGCGGTCTCGATTGTCACCTTCGACTCTCCGGAGGGCAAGGAGATTTTCTGGCACAGTTCGAGCCACCTGATGGCCCACGCCATCGAGGAGCTGTTCCCCGGCGCGAAGTTCGGCGCTGGCCCGGCCATCGAGCAGGGCTTCTACTACGACATCGCCTGCGAGCACCGCTTTAACGAAGACGATCTCCGCGCCATCGAGGCGAAGATGCTGGAGATCAGCCAGCGCAACCTCAGCATCACCCGCGAGGAGATGCCGCGCGAACAGGCCATCGAATACTTCGCCAACGAGCGCAAGGATCCGTACAAGGTCGAGATTCTCGAAGATACGCTGAAGGAGGTTCCGACGGTTTCGGTCTATTATCAGGACGGATTCGCCGACCTGTGCAGCGGCCCGCACCTGCCCTCAACCGGCAAGGTCAAGGCGGTGCTGCTCACCAATATTTCGTCATCGTACTGGCGTGGCGACTCGTCGCGCGAAACGATGCAGCGCATCTACGGCATCACCTTCCCGAGTGACAAGCTGCTCAAGGAGCACGTCGCCCGCATGGAGGAGGCCCGCAAGCGTGACCACCGCAAGCTCGGCGCGGAGCTGGGGCTGTTCATGCTGACCCCGGAGGTCGGTAGCGGCCTGCCGATCTGGCTGCCGAACGGCGCGATCATCCGCAACGAACTCGAAACCTTCCTGAAAGCCGAGCAGCGCAAGCGCGGCTACGTGCCGGTTTACACGCCGCACATCGGCAACATCGAGCTGTACAAGCGTTCGGGCCACTACCCGTACTACAGCGATTCGCAGTTCCCGCCGCTCACCTACAAGGACGAGACGGGCCGCGAAGAGCAGTACCTGCTCAAGCCGATGAACTGCCCGCACCACCACCTGATCTACAGCCAGACGCTGCGCAGCTACCGCGACCTGCCGATCCGGCTGACCGAGTTCGGCACCGTCTATCGCCACGAGCAGTCCGGCGAGCTGAACGGCCTGGTGCGCGCGCGCGGCTTCACGCAGGACGACTCGCACATCTACTGCCGTCCCGACCAGCTCGTTGACGAAATCTGCAACGCCATCGATCTGACCCGCTTCGTCTTCAATACGCTCGGCTTCGACGACGTCGAAACGCGCCTGTCGCTGCACGATCCGGAGAACCAGTCCAAGTACGGCGGCACCGCCGAGGTGTGGGAGCAGGCCGAGAAGGATGTGAAGGAAGCCGCCGACCGCATGGGCATCAAGTACTTCATCGGCATCGGCGAGGCGAGTTTCTACGGGCCGAAAATCGACTTCATCGTGCGCGATGCGATTGGCCGCAAGTGGCAGCTCGGCACCGTGCAGGTCGATTACGTCATGCCGGAGCGCTTCGATTTGAGCTACATCGGCAGCGACGGCCAGAAGCATCGCCCGGTGGTGATTCACCGCGCGCCGTTCGGCTCGATGGAGCGCTTCATCGGCGTCCTGATCGAGCACACGGCAGGCAACTTCCCGCTCTGGCTCGCGCCGGTGCAGGTCGCCGTCCTCCCGATTGCCGAGGACGTGCACGACTACGCTCGCGAGGTGTACGCCAAGCTGCACGCAGCAGGCATCCGCGCTGAACTCGACCTGCGCAGCGAGAAGATCGGCAAGAAAATCCGCGAGGCGGAAGTCTCGAAAATTCCCGCCATGCTCATCATCGGCAGGAACGAGCAGGAGAAGGGCGAGGTATCGCTGCGCCGTCACCGTAAAGGCGACGAAGGCAGCTTCGGCGTTGACGAGCTGATCGCCAGGCTCCGTGAAGAAATTGACCAGCGAAGCTAA